The following nucleotide sequence is from Arvicola amphibius chromosome 1, mArvAmp1.2, whole genome shotgun sequence.
GCACTCCTATGCAAAAGTGCAAAGAGCCTTTAGCCGGTCTGTGGAGgcgcaagcttttaatcccagtgctctggaggcagaggcaggcggatctcagtgagttcgaggctagcctggtctacaagagctagttccagaataggcttcaaagctacaaagaaaccacatcacgaaaaaaaaaaaaagcctttaatcAAGCTCCAGGTTGGACCATCCCATCTATTCGACATAGTCGACATAGTCGGAGAGCCACGAGCCCAGTtggggtgtttttttgttttgttttgttttttgttttttaaatatgtgtgtgctgggattaacccCAGCTGAGGTGGGGTTTTTGTCATaacagaggttggggtgaggggatttctaaggttcaggacccctgattgactgtggggtggggggataggTGTACGCTGACTGAAAGGACGTCAGGTGGTCTTGCTTATAATagttggaatgttaggtattTCCTCTTGGATGGTCTGTTCCCGGGTGGTCTCTATTGAGCCTCTAGGGCAGGGGAGCCTCTTTTCCTCCATTATTTCAAACCACTTGGGAGAAAATTCAAACTTTGTTCATTAGGCTAAGATTCACGATGTGGGAAGGTGCTGTTTGAGCTGGGCTTCAGAGTGAGTAGGAGGCTGTTGTTGAGGGGATGGAGGTTAAGGACTCTGCAGGCAGAGTTTGGCGAGGAAGCTAACTAGGATCCGCTTTCTGCCCAGAGTCATACCAGGAGACTTGAGAGCATTGCCAGGGAGTGCTCGCAGAGCTGCGGGCAAGGCTGGGTGTGAGGAAagtgcaggaagaaaagaaagggagcagGACTGCTCCCAGAGTGTGCATGACCCTGAGCTGGGCcttgtggggaaggggaggagaaggaagagggagggatgaGAACCAGGTGCCGCAGCCAGAAGGCCCACCATACACAGAGCAGGTAATCAAAGTGGGAAGAGCAGCCCAGTCCCCTGAGCTGGAGAAGTGGGGGTATGCCAGCCTGGAGggccctgtaacaggtagggaccaAGGGACTGCAGGGAGAACCTGCCGGCTGCATCttctttgatatgttaaataggaaCCTCAGCCATTCGTCCTGGTTTGAAACCTAACTGGAGAAAAGCTTTGCCCTTTGGGCAGGGTATGACCTGTTTGGGGACCTGAGCTTGAACCAGCTGGGCCTTCACTTGTAAGCTATCTGTACCTTCCATAAGTAATTAGGTGGTGCCTTGGGTTTATTGGGAAAGAGCTGGGGGCCAAACTAGGTGCAATGGTGCAGATTGATGGTCCAGTATTCAAAAGCCCAGGAAGACACAGGAGAATCTCACATCACAGGCTAGCTTGGGCTCCATGTTgagacttttttaaaacaaaactttttaaaaaatatttattatgtatgtagtaTTCTGGGATGTATGCTTACGTGCCAGAACAGGGAACCAAATctcgttatagatggttgtgagctaccatgtggttgctgggaattgaactctggacctctggaagagcagccagtgatcttaacctctgagccatctccccagcccctaaacaagcaaaattttaaaaaagaaaaagctgccgggcggtggtggcgcacgcctttaatcccagcactcgggaggcagaggcaagcggatctctgtgagttcgagaccagcctggtctacaagagctagctccaggataggctctaaaaaaaaaaagctgcagagaaaccctgtctcgaaaaaccaaaaaaaaaaaaaaaaaagctgagccaGGTgtcgcttttaatcccagcacttgggaggtagaggcagaggcaggctgatttctgtgagacCAGGCCatcctggtatacaagagctagttccaggacaggctccgaaggtacagagaaaccctgtctcggggggaaaaaagaaagaaagaaaaactgtgggTCTCCAGTCTTTTCTCTTATGATGCTGTAAGCAAATgtgttgggtttgtttgttttgttttgttttgctttttgtttttggctgGCCActaattcatagagatctgcctgtctctgcctcctgagtgttgggatcaaaggcatgcaccactactacccagcAGCAAAAGGTGACTTAATCACCATTTCACAGACTGGGAAACTtgcccacagacacacagcagaaggctggagcaGACACCAGAGCCGGGGAGGGAACAGTGCCACAGTTATGAGCCACTTTGTAAGGCTTGGGACTCCTGTAGCCCCACTTCAACCCCAAGCTGCTTGTCCCATTGGTGGGTCTCATGAGGCCTCTTGTTCAAGGGCACCCGAGGCTATCTGGACTCCCTGAGGTTTGGAacactggggggggggcgggggcagagTCTAGAACTGGCCTTGACTTTGCCAGTCCCAGGGAGAATGTACCCATCTTTTTGGCAATGAAGGGCCACAGCTCAACTTTTCTGGCCCCGTATCTTCCACTAAGACACCTTCAGGGCCCCCCAGACTCTTTTAGAAACTGGGTCTCATGTCACCCAGGCTGGTTTTTCAACTCTGTATGCAGCCAAGATCtaaatgttccttttatttttacagcaCTGGGGAGCAAATCTAGGTGCCCATGTATACTAGGTAAGCACTCTCCTGCTGGTCTGCATCTAATGGCTTTGGTCtcctgaacctcctgcctccacctcctgggtgctaagattacaggtgtgcaccaccacactggcctCATCATGACTTTAAGCATGGCCCATGGCCATCCCAGACCCGTGGGCAGGTAGGATAGAAACGTGGCTAATAAGCACACAGGTTGGGGCTTGATAAGCACACAGGCCAAGCTACTGGACCTGCCTCTGCTGgctcagtttctgcctctgtatAATGGGACTGTTGGTAAAGTAGTTGGGAGGGAGTCAGATAAAAGCAGCAAGGATgatttgttactgtttttgtttattcCCAGCTTACAGCCTCAGGACCACCTTTGACTGCCATCAACCAAACTATGCATGTCTGGGACTCTCCTGGCTCACTGTCCAGGGTACTGCCTCTTGCCTCCTCAGTCCTGATGCTCCTGATGATCTGCCTGTGGTTGTTGGGGGCTGGCCCCAGCCTCACATTGGCTCCAGAGCTGCTGCTGGACCCCTGGCAGGGTGAGGACCAGCTGCATGGCCCTTGAAGAAAGCTAGAGACTTACTCTAGGGCCTGAGGCCACTTAGTGCAGCTCGTGATGGTCACAAGAATAGGATGCAGTGTCACAGGGCAGGTTAGCTTACAGACATGCCCAGTTCGTCCACAGtcaagaaggagggcagagaatCCTGTACAGAAGGTGAGGTGGGAAGCTGTGGGTGGGAGTTCTGATAGTGTCCCTTTCTGACAGCTTTCCCTGGAAATAAGAAGTTAAATTTCTGCCAAACATGTACTTCCCACAAAGCCTCCGGCTTACATTTGAGGAACCCAGATGTTCAGAGAGGTTAAGCGATTTTTCTAAGGTCTTGCAGCTCTGTGGGAGTGAGAGGTTTTGGCAGGCAGTTTTCATTAGAACTTGTGCTATTAaccagatgcaaaaaaaaaaaagattcagtaaCTGACAGAGCTTCACTGTGCCTAGGGCATAGCACCACTTGGTAGCTGGTGGCAAGTGAGAAGACTGTGTGTTGGTTCCCTTCAGTATACCTAGAGAGTGGCTGTGGTGTTGAGAAGCCTCTGGTCCCATCTACTGGCTTTTGGGTGGGGGAGGCTGGCCTACCAGGTTGCCCTCGCAAAGGCTAATCCAGCCCTCTAACCTGGCACCCTTCTCATTCCCAGTACACAGGCTTCTGACCCATGCTCTGGGCCACACTGCACTGCCGAGCCTGCTCCTGAGCCTGCTGCTCCTGCCCACTCTGGGCTGGTGGCAGGAATGCCGTCTAGGCACTCTGCGCTTCCTGCACAACTCCACCCTGCTTGCCCTGGCTGCTGGGCTGCTGGCTGTGCTGCTGGCAAGCCTCGGGGTGTCCAATGCAGCCGGAGGCTGTGGATATATGCCTGTCCATCTGGCCATGCTGGCAGGGCAGAGTTACTACCCTGGATGGCGTCAGGGGACACTGCCACCATGGCTGCTCCCGTGGCTACTGCTGGCCCTGACCCTGCTGCTCAGCTCTGAGCCGCCCTTCCTGCAGCTCCTCTGTGGCCTTCTTGCTGGCCTAGCCTGTATCCTTTGCCTGAGCCCAGGGACCATGTGGACCTGTGGCCGGGCCTCCAAGGTGCCTTGGAAAGAAACAGTGTAAAGGAGTTCAGTGTCAGGTGAACACCTGCTCCTGGCACATCTGTGCCATGCTCTGGGCTGGGAAAGGGCTCACGGCCAAGAAGAGGTGTCAGTTACAATCAAAGGACCCATAGGATGATTGGGAGAGCTGAAGGGACCTGGAAGTCACTAATCTGGATCCTGTGTGAAGGTGGCATCAAAGCAAAGATTAGCAAAGAAGAAGGCTTAGGGTGGGAGTGAGTGTGGGGTCTCTGGGAACAGAGGGCCAACTTAGGCCTCATAGTACAGGTATCTTAGACATAAGCTTTGCTCCCAAAATATGGGAAAATAGCTACCAGTTTTGGTGGTGATCATATAACCCTTCAGGCAGTCACAGGGAACCATTTCAGAATCCAGACACCAGCTACTTAAGTCTGGCTGACAGTAGGAGGACCTATCTCAGGTACACAGGGTTATGCAGTAGCCAAGAAAGTGGAAAATAGGGTTTTGGGAAGGCACATACAGTTCAAAACAAAAGGTAGGCAGTTTCCTTTtgttctcagcttcagctgctcATGTGGTCCTGGGGGATGCAGCAAGGGGAGGCGCATGGGAATGCCCAGCAcacaccccgcccccccccccccaccccgttcaGTTTGATTTTCCTTGACCTGCCGCCCTGCCCTGGGCAGGCAGATGCTGCTGGGGCCTTCCGGTGGCTGGAGCTCTCTGAGCGGAGACTGCAGGTGTTACAAGACGGTGTCCTTTGCAGGACTCTGGCCCAGTGCTGGCCACTGAGGCTCCTTCCCACCCCAGGCAATCTGACTGAACTGCCTGTCACTTATCCTGCTGCAGTGAGGTGAGGGTGATGCCAGGGGCTCAGTATTGGGTGCTGGAAGTTGTGACAGTGGCTGGCAGCCCAGGCCATCCACCTCTGTCCCTACAGGCCTGCTACCCCTGGACCTCCTTACCTTGCTTCCCCAAGCTCCTGGTCTCACAGTGATGGTTCTGCCCAGCTTCCACCAGGCGTGGGGCCCGTGCAGCTAGCATGGAAGGACTCCAAGAGGAGCCTGGACTGGGCTGCGTCCGGCTTTGCTCCAGGAACCCCAATGTGGGCAGCCCTAGATGAGCAAATGCTACAGGAAGGGATCCAGGCTTCACTTCTTGATGCGTCAGTTCAGGGTTCCCAGAGCTTGACGTGGTTGCCCAAGTCCTCTGGGTCTTCTCTACGGTAAGACAGGGTGGGCAGGGGGTGTCTTCCCGATGTGGGAGCCATGCATGCACTGACATTTTCTCCTTGTCCCCACCTCACAGGCTGCAGCAGCTAGAGCACATGGGATTCCCCACTGAGCAGGCCGCAGTAGCCTTGGCAGCTACAGGGCGTGTGGAGGGTGCAGTGTCACTGCTGGTTGAAGGGCTGGTAGAAACCAAGGCCGTAGCGACCGAGGGGAGGAGTGGTCCTGCCCACTGCAAGAGCACTGGACCCTCATTATCCAGGGAAAGAGCAGAATCTTTGGCCTGACGTGAGTCCTTACCCAGTCTGCTGAGGGCATCCCTGAGGACAGGAGTGGGCCCCAGCATGTTCTAATATTTCCTAAGAATAAAAGCTGATGTTTCCAACCTGGCCTCCTGAGTGGCAGTTGTGTCTGGCTCTTCTGTGTTGGCATGGGAAGGATGAAGGAATGCGTGGAGAAGGAGTGAATGGGTGGCTGATGGCAGGAGGGTGACTTGTGTCTCAGCCCACAGGCCTCTTGCCCCAGTATCCTCAGCCTAGGTGGACCCTCTGGATGCAGCATATCGAGACCAAACTGGGTAGGGTCAGGCAGGGGCATTTATTGTCCCGTACATAGCAATCCATGGCAACTGCAGCAGATACTTGGAGTGGGAGTCCTTTCTATACATCCCATCCCCACATGGAAAACTGGGGAATGGGGTTGGGTAGAACTGACTTAGGGAGCACCAACCATTCAGTCGGGGATTGAGCAGCCTGGACTCAGGTGGGAACTCAGCACCAAAAAACAGGGCTCCCCACGGTCTTAAGGAGGGGGACTGAGACTTCTGCCTTGATCCATACATGTCTACAGAGCCAGGCAGTCCCAGGTCCCTACTTTAAAAGACTGGAAGCTTTGTACCTCCACCCACTCCCCTTTTCACCCCATTTCACAGGGGGGAAATAGGCCTGACTTCTTGAGTAGGCTTCCTCTCAGGGCCCAGTCCCTGCTTAGTCTGTCATGTACAGGCTGACATCACTGAGACCTGCCTGCCTATCCCTAAGGCCAAGATGGCACAGGGGTCCCTGAGGATATTAATAAATAGGAACTGGCAGTCTCTGGAGGCAGCTGGCCAAGTCCAGGCTAGGGGAGGAAGCCTGGTGTGGAACCCTGAAAAGCCACCACCATCCTCAGCTCCTCCTGTCGTGTCTCCTGGGGGTCACGATCTGGTAGTTGGTTGGGTGTCCTCCCCTCTTGCCTCGAAGGAGGCTGGGGGGACCCGTGCCATCAGGGCCTACCCCGGATCCCAGCTCTGGTTCTGCCggaaggaataaagagaaaagcTATGTTAGGGGGTGCATTCACATTCATGAAGAGTGGGGGAACCCACTTTGTGCCCTGGGAGGTAGCAGGGTACCCTGGCATCCTAGAGATGGAGCTGTGGGAAATAAGGGTACTGAAGGCTGGTTAGTACCTCCCCACAACCTCTGAGTCCCCAGCCATCTGATGCCTGATTTGTCTAATGGAGATGGCCAGGCTCACCACATTTACATGATTGGCATATGAATAATGCTCCCTAAGTACTCAGTGTGGATTGATTTGGAGTGAAGGTGAATTCTGCATCACTCAAACTTCATTGCAAGGAAACCAAACTAGAGAGGaaactcttcctctttccttgggTTATAGTACCATTTGGAGGAAGGGCTTTGCCCCGGAGCAGCCTCAGGGAAACTGGACCCCATCAGGGCCCCAGCTCTCTGATTTCTAAAACCAGGGACATTTTCAGATAGACTCTGAGGCCCTAGATGGCACCAACAAAGCCTGAAGTCAGTTACTAAGGGAGTTGTGCTGAGATGTGTGATCTGCATATAAGCTGAACCCCAAGCATGACACATGCTTGCCCCCCCCTCCAAGGAAACTAACATCCTTCAAAACCCCAGAAGGTGCTCTCTTGTCCAGCAAGCCCATGCATATCCTTTGGTAGCCCCTAAAGCTAGGGAGGTCAGGGTAGGTGGTTTTTCTGGTGGGGGAGAGCCTCGGGATGGGGACTTGGCCAGGACAGACAGTCGGAAGCTCGATGATGAGCACTTCCCACATAAGGCGCTGCTTAGGGGTGGGCCATTAATGGGGCCTGGCTTTTCTCAGGTGCCTTGTACAGCCTCCAGGGGCTATCAGGAGCTTAGCCAGCTAAGGACAGGGTCACTGTGTTCCTATTCAGCTCTTCTAGGCTATCCAGCTGTCCCTTTCACTGCTGCACCATGCTGAGAGGAGGGGCACCTGGAAATGTGCTGAGAATCTGGAACTTGGGTCTTTGCTCCCAATGGTCCCTCAGGTCATTTGGAGGCAATGAGGGATGAGGACAGGTGCTAAGAGACTTCAGGGGAGGGGCTTGATATGTCTCCATCAAGGCTGTTGAGGCCAAAGGCGGTCCAGCAGATAGTCCCTGATGTTTCTAGAGGTCAGAGAAGACACACTGCTAATGGTGGGGATTAGAAATGGACCGTGTCAAGCAAAACTTGACAAAGTTTTCCTTAGTAGCCCAGGTCAGCCTCAAATTcgctatcctcctgtctcagccttccagtgctgggatcttAGGCACGTAGCCACCATTCTTGGCTTGGACATACACTCCAACCTCCAGATCTTGTCTCACATTAGACTTCCTGTCAGGGTTGTCCCTCCACTTCCACCAGACACAACCATGTATCTTCTATGACCCCCCACATGATCCCCTCTTCCAAGAAGTCACCAACATCTAGCAAGAGGGTACTTTGAGTGTCTAAAGTGACTGCCGGACAGTTCCCCAGAGCCCAGCTACTCTGCAGGGCCCAATGCCCATCCAGGTCTAGCACCAGTAGGTGCTTCCTGGTTTTGCTGAAAAAAGGACTGGTTTTAGCCACGACCTGACCCTCCTTCTTCACACTTAGGTTTTATAAGAAGGGAGGTTGGACACAATATGGAGGCCTCTGGGCATTGATGTGCATATGGGCTGTGAAACAGGGCAGTGATCGGAAGGGACAAAGGACAGCCAGTGGGTGGGGACTCTCAGTGGGCAAATGAGAGACGCCATTCCTGTGAAGGGCCAGCCCCATCTTCCCACACCAAAGCTTCACCCCGGGAGCCAggtgcggggagggggagggacagcCCCTGCCCCCAGTCAGAAGCCTAACTGCCTCTTAGGCTGCCTGAACCAGCCTTCTAGAACCTTCCCAGTATAGCTCTGCTCGGTGTTGGTCTTCACCTCTCAGAAACCTCGAGGGAAAAAACTCTGTAGacttcttaacctctgatcctcctCTGCTTGGTCACTCACCTATGATCCTTGCCTTTCTGAGTTCCACTGAGATGTcacctccaggaagccctcctggACTCTCCCCTCATGGTGACAGCTGACTAAGGACTTGTACACGCGAGGTAAGTGCTCTACCTTGGAACCGTGTCCCCAGCAGGCCAGAGGCCTATCTATGCTCACTACTCTGTCACTTACCTCTTCTTGGTTTTTGCTGCCGgtgccagcccccacccccaccctaagCTGTGCCAGGGCAGGGCTACATCTATTGGTTATGTTGGAGCCCGTGCCAATAGGTGGCTGCCAGAACAGGAAAGCTAGTTCGCTGTGCCAGGTTCTATTTCCTTGATGAAAGGAAGAAGCCAGTGTCTTCTGGCCCAGACCAAGCACTGGGAGGCATCTTCTTCATGCCCAAGCCTGCCCCAGGCCCTTCCTGAGAGAGTTTGCCCCTGCCTGCCCACCCTGCCATTACCTGGCCAGATGATGGCTTCCAGCAGGGTGACCCGTCTGGCCAGGAGCTCCAGCTGGGCCTGCTGCTGCAGGAAGCTCTGTAAGCTAGGAGCCTGATGGGAGATTGAGAAGAGCAGACGGTGCCGAGTGTGGCCTCTAAGGGCCGGGCTGGGAGCAGAGAGGCTGATGGGCTTCAGGGCAAGGGTCTGGACCAGTGTCCATCAAACCTTATTGTACCCCTAGGAGGTGAGGAGAGGGCATGCCTAGTTCCTCAGGTAGCCAGATGAATGGCAACTTGGAGGGAGAATGTCAGGCTAAGGATCTGGCTCCCTTGAGCCCTGGCAGGGAACTTCAGGACACACTAGGACTACAATGGTAACTATGCGAGGGAGACAGGGGCCAGGAAGGTAGGTCCTGTGAAAGTCTCCAGAAGTTTATGGGGAAACTGGTCAGAACTGGCAAGTGGTCTATTACCCAGAGTTCTCTGGGTCCTGAGTCTGACTCTGTCACCCACAGTTCCCTGCACTTTTGGAATCTAGCTGCATTGCTCATGACTTGTCTAGAGTTGAAGCCCAAGTAGTTTACAATCTTGATCCATAATCCTGTGGGCTTGGGCTCTGACTGTGTGATCCATGACCCCAGTATGTCTAGAGTTTGCTTGTTAACCTCAGTGCCTCACTGGTCAgaagtctggttttcttttttctctctttcttttccttccttccttccttccttccttccttccttccttccttccttccttccttccttccttcctgagacagggtttctttgtaatggccctggctgtcctggaactcactttgtagaccaggctggccttgaacccacagagatcctcctggctctgactctcaagtgctgggatcaaaaccatatgccaccacacttggcttagGAATCTGATTTCATTGCCCATAACTTATTGCAAATCTCATCCTCTGTTGTCTCCACGTTCCTGAAGTCCTGTAACTATATCACCCACACTGTCTAGGGAGAGGCACACGGATGGGTCCAGGAGCAGGACCTTCCCCTGTAGAGAAGGGAAGGGTTGGGTAGCCTCTGTAGCCTATGCTTCTTCAGCCTCAGAACTGGACTCAGGCCAGTTACACCCCAGGACGGTTTGGGGGAGGCTGGTAAGCAGGGGCTGGGCTGGCCggccgtctgtctgtctctactcaCCATAGAGCCCAATCATTGTTTCCAAGATTAAAACCCTCTCAGCTAAAATCTTCAAAGCCTCGCGTAGTTGGTGCAACCCCTCCCCctgtggagaaagagacagatgcaGCCGTGATGGGGGGTTGGGAGGGGACCCCGCAAAGCCTGCCAATGGCTCCTGCCCAACCCGGGACAAGCACCTGTAGCCCTGTACCACCTGACACAGCCCAGGACCCACGGACAGCCAAACGAGACATGAGAGGGGCAGGAgggaggcaaggcaggaggaAGCGACCCCTGAAGGCCCCCTCAGAAAGTTCCATTTGATCCTAACTGGCTGCAGATTGTGCCACTCTGGAAGCAACTCCTCTGCTTGCCCCACAGGCTGCCATCCATCAAGGCCCTGGGGAGCCAGCTTGTCTTCCATTCTCACGTCCTCTGCACAGTTCCTGTGACATCCCTGGTGCCATGTGTATTCTGGGGGCCTCTCcgctctcctctcccccttcctctctcctttctctctatttctccccattttaaagtcttaatttttaaacatctttCTCTTTACTCAAATTCTTCAGATTGACCTTTTGCTTTAAGCCGCCACTCTGGCCTCACCCTAATGAGCTCTATCAGGGAGAGCAAGCTAGTGATTCTGTCCTCAGTAGAATGGGTAGTAAGTGAAGATCAAAAGGTTTGAATAGCATTGCTGCTTAAAATGAGGCTGAGCTGAGGCCCCAGCTCCGTCCCCTTCGGGAGACCAGTCCCACATTCTCTCTGCCAGCACCAGTCCCACATTCTGATACATCTTGGGGAGAGCCCGCAGCCCAGCCCCTCCCAGCATCAGCTGACGGCATCAGTGTGTTCCCAGGGGAATGGCAGTGGATCCACCAAGCTCCTTCTCTAAGGCCCCCCAGCCCCAGGGCTCTCCACTCCACCAAAGCAGAGGCTCATTCAGAGAACTCTCTCGGACTTCCTCCCAGTTTATTCTCTCCTTCCCTAGCACAGGGTCCCTGGTCTTCACTTCATGTTCCCTCcctaaacaacttccaaaattgaGTGTTTTCCAACAGAGCACCAGGATGGTGAGACAAACTATCCCAAGCCTGACAGCATCTAGAAGAGCCTCTCGGCATTTTGGATAGGGCGGGTGAAGGGATGTGTAGTATGCACAcgtctccttgtgtgtgtgtgtggtgtgtgcacacgtgtgcccaTGAGGACttatacagaggccagaggagaatgtCTTCTTCTTTGCTCTCCATCATATGTaagatttttattacatttagtgtgtgtgtgtgtgtgtgtgtgtgtgtgtgtaggcctcaTCATGCCACAGTGTACATGTTGAGGTCATAGCCAACTTGTGGTCACAGCATGTGTGCGGACAACAGAGAACAAATTAAATGAATCGGTTCTTCCTTCCCATCACTtgagtcctggagattgaactcagccCTCAGCCTTGTGAGAAGCATCTTCCCCAGCAGAGCCACCTTGTAGGCCCCttcctcttattttgttttctacattaatctttgagatagggtcttttttttaaaaagatatttgctttgattgttttatgtatgtatgtatgtatgtatgtatgcatgtatgtatacagtgttctgcctgcgtgtatgcttgcaggccagaagagggcaccagatctcattactgatgtttgtcagccaccatgtggttgctgggaattgaactcaggacctttggaagagcagccagtgctcgtaaccattgagccatctcttcagcctgaggcagggtcttaagATGAACCTAATGTGTGCCGTCTCAGCTAGTCTGACTGTCTTCGGGCTCTA
It contains:
- the Rhbdd3 gene encoding rhomboid domain-containing protein 3, which encodes MHVWDSPGSLSRVLPLASSVLMLLMICLWLLGAGPSLTLAPELLLDPWQVHRLLTHALGHTALPSLLLSLLLLPTLGWWQECRLGTLRFLHNSTLLALAAGLLAVLLASLGVSNAAGGCGYMPVHLAMLAGQSYYPGWRQGTLPPWLLPWLLLALTLLLSSEPPFLQLLCGLLAGLAYAAGAFRWLELSERRLQVLQDGVLCRTLAQCWPLRLLPTPGNLTELPVTYPAAVRPATPGPPYLASPSSWSHSDGSAQLPPGVGPVQLAWKDSKRSLDWAASGFAPGTPMWAALDEQMLQEGIQASLLDASVQGSQSLTWLPKSSGSSLRLQQLEHMGFPTEQAAVALAATGRVEGAVSLLVEGLVETKAVATEGRSGPAHCKSTGPSLSRERAESLA